DNA sequence from the Terriglobales bacterium genome:
CTTTACTCCCGAGGAAGAACTGCCCTTTGCCGGGCATCCGACGCTGGGCACGGCGTACTACCTCCACCGACGGTCGGGCGCGTCCGAGGTGCGGCTGGAATTGGAAGCCGGCACGATCCCGGTCACCTTCCGCGCCGGGGATGGCGACGTGTTCGGCGAGATGCATCAGAACGATCCTGAGTTCGGCTCTGTGCATTCCTGTGAGCCCATTGCCCACGTGGCCGGGCTGGCGGTGGACGATCTCGATACCTCTCTGCCGATCCAGACGGTTTCTACCGGCTTGGCCTTCGCCATCGTGCCGGTGCGCACACGAGAAGCCCTGGAGCGTCTGCACTTCGACCTGCATCGAGCTGCGGAATACGTGGAGAATTCAGACGCCAAGTTTCTGTACTTCGTCACCCGCGACGCTCGCAATTCCCAGGCGCGCCTGGAGGCCCGCATGATCTTCTCCAACGGTGAGGACCCGGCGACGGGCTCGGCAGCAGGCTGCGCCGCCGCCTGGATGGTGGCTCACGGGGTGGCCCGGCCGGACGAGCCAGCGCTGATCGAGCAGGGACACCTGGTGCACCGGCTGAGCCACATCCACGTGTGTGCCAGCCGTAAAGGTGACCGCGTGGTCAATGTGCGCGTCGGTGGAAACACGGTGGAAGTGCTGCGAGGCGAAGTGGCGTGGTGATCTCGAGAGCCCGCCAACGCCCGGACTGAAGCGCAGGAACAGCTACCTCATGCGAGTGGAATAGCACTTTGGTGCTACTGACACCGGCGGCACTTTACAGCGCACGCCTCCTCCCGTAGGATTCGCGACGCTTTTTCTCGCCAGCCCGAGCGAAAGAAAAATCCCGGCAAAGAGATGAGGAAGTACGCCGACTGCAAGGCGCTCCCTTCTGCTGCCGCGGAAAACACGAGGCGACATGAAAGGCAAGCGAACCATTCTCTGCGTGGACAGTAACGAGCAGGCCCTCTCCATCCGTAAAGTCATCCTGGAAACCCACGGCTATCGCGTGCAAACGGCAACCAACGGGGCTGCTGCCGTGCGTTTGTTCCAAGCCGGGGGCGTGGACCTGGTGCTCGCCGACCTGACCCTGACAGATACCGACGGCGCCCGGCTCATCGAGCAAATCAAGGGGCTGTCCCCTCACACGCCGGCCATCCTGTTCTCCAATCGTGTCCGCATCTACGAGCGCGAAACGTGCGCCGATGTCTTTCTGCCCAAGGGCGCCTATTCCCCAGCGGAGGTGTTGGAGCGTATCCGGCACCTGCTGGCGCGCAAGCGCGGCCCGCGCCGTATCGGGGCAACACACATGCTGGCGGGTGCTACCAGGGTCGGCGTCGCCTGACCTGCTGGTCGCACGGGGCTGGGAGAGACAGGTAGGCGCGAACACGTAATTCCCGCACATTCCGGGTGAAGCCGCTGGCGATGTCGTTCGTGTATCATCAACGATTGCGATGGCGCCCATCATCCAGGCCGAGAGCGTCACCAAGGTCTATCGCATAGGCAAGGTGGAGGTCCCCGCACTCACCGGAATCTCGCTCAGCATCAAGAAGGGCGAGTTCGTCAGCATCGTGGGACCTTCGGGCAGCGGGAAGTCGACGCTGTTCTACATCTTGGGCGGGCTCACACGCGCCACTTCCGGGCGCGTACTGATCGACGGCGACGACTTCAGCCAGCTTTCCGACGCGGAACTGACGCGGGCGCGGAAGCATAAGATCGGTTTCGTCTTCCAGAAGTTCAACCTGCTGCCCACCCTGGACGCGCGCGCCAACATCACCATCGCGCAGGACATTGCCGGCGCCAACGGCTCCACCGACCGCGGGCACTTTGAAAAAGTGGTCCAGATGCTGGGCGTCGAAGGGCGCATGGACCACCGGCCTTCCGAGCTGAGCGGCGGCGAGCAGCAGCGCATCGCGCTGGCCCGCGCGCTCATCAACCGCCCGGCGATCGTGCTGGCGGACGAGCCCACGGGCAACCTCGACTCCCGCAACTCGGACATCGTGCTCAAGCTGTTGCGGCAATCGAACCAGGAGTTGGGGCAGACAGTGCTGATGATCACGCACAACCCGGAGGCCGCCACCGTCGGGGACCGCATCCTGCATATGCGGGATGGCCACCTGGTCACGCCGGACGAGGATCCGCAGTGGACCCACCACTAGTGGCCGGGCGGCCGCTGGCGTCCTTAGCCGCTTCGGTGTAGGATTTTCATCCTGTCGAGGTTTCGGGATTTATGTCCTCCGCCGCGCCCATTCTGACGCCCACACCGACGCCGTCCGGGCGCTCGGGAGCGTTTCCCATCCTGGTGTTCGTGCAGGGCGGCGAGCAACGGCAGATCACCCTCGACCACACGCCCTTCACCGTGGGCCGCAAGACCGACAAGAACCTGGTCATTGCGGATGCGCGTGTTTCCCGCGACCACGCCGAAATCATTGCCGAAGGCGGCGACTTCTTCGTCGTCGACGTCGGCTCGAAACACGGCACCTTCGTCAACGGTCAGCGAATCGAGCGCAAGAAGCTGCTGTCCGACGACCGCATCGAGTTCGGCATGCGCGACGGCGCCTTCGTGCTCTTCAACCCCGCCGGCACGCAGGCCTCCACCGCGCGCGAATTCCTGAGCCAGATCCACGGGTTGCAAGTGCGCGCCGACGCCAGCGATCTGGAAAAGCTCACGCTCTTTCTCAACGCCGCCCGCAAGCTGAACACCTCCGGCGTGCTGGACGAGGTGCTGATCACGCTGATCGAGACCACGCTGCGGGTCACGGGCGCCGAGCGCGGCTATGTGTTCCTGCGCCAGCCAGACAGCTCCCTGAGGCTCGCCGCCGGGCGCAACGCCAAGGGCCAGACGCTGGTGGACGACAGCACGATTTCACATTCCATCGTGGAGGAAGCTGCGCACTCCGCCTCCTCCTTTCTGGTCACGGACACGACCAAGAACAGCGCCCTGGCCGGCCGCCAGAGCATCGTGGCGTATGACCTGCGCACGGTGATTTGCATCCCGCTGCGGCGCGGCTCCATACAGCAACAGTCGGGCGGCGACGCTACGACTCTGGGCGTGCTGTACATGGATAGCCGCTTCACTTCCAAGGACATCTCCAACGTCAGCCAGGACATCCTGGGCGCCATCGCGACCGAAGCAGCGTCATTGGTGGAGAACGCCAACCTGGCCGCCGCCGAAGAGCAGGCCCGCCGGTTGCAGCAGGAGATGGCCATCGCCGCAGCCATCCAGCAGCGGCTCATGACCGTCACCATTCCCGACGTCCCCTTCGCCAGCCTGAACGCGCGCAACCTTCCCTGCCGCGACATTGGAGGCGACTTCTACGACGTGGTGGTCACCAAGGACGGCTTGACGGTGGTCATTACCGACGTATGCGGCAAGGGAGTCTCGGCGGCCATCCTGGCCTCGATCCTGCAGGGCATGATCTATGCCCAGGCCGTGGCCGGCGTACCGCTGCATGAGATCGTCACCGGCGCCAACCGGTTCCTGTGTGAGAAGTCCATCGGTGAGAAGTACGCCACCGTGTTCGTGGCCCGCCTTAGCGCGGAGGGGGAACTGGAATTCGTCAATTGCGGCCACGTGCCCCCGGTGCTGGTTTCCAACGGCAGTGTCTCGCGCATCGAGGAATCCAACCTGCCCGTGGGCCTGCTGCAGGAAGCCACCTATCAGGCCGGCAAACGCAAGCTGTCTTCCGGCGACCGGCTCGTGCTGGTCACCGATGGCGTCACCGAAGCCGAAAACAGCCAGGGCGACTTTTACGGCGATGAGCGTCTGGAACGTGCCGTGACCGGCGAGAGCGCCTTCGACGGCATCTTCTCCTCCATCCGCGAATTCTGCGGCGAAACGCCCCTGGGCGACGACTGCACCGTCGTCGAGCTGATCTATCGTGCCTGATAGACCGCTTCGCGGAGTCTGTCAGACCTGAGAGAACGGAATGTCCCAGCCCCAAAAGCCCACCGACGCCGAAGACCTGCGCAAGCCCATTCTCCCCGGTCAAGGCGCTTCCGATTACGAGCGCTACCTGCGCACCGACGAACTGCTGGCGCTGCAGAAGCCGGTGGCGGAGATGCTGCATCCCGATGAGCTCACCTTCCAGGTGACCCATCAGAGTTCCGAGCTGCTGCTGAAGGCGGTGGCCTGGGAGGCGGAGCGTGCCCGCCAGGCTCTTGTCCAGCGCGATTACGGAAATGCCGCGCGACTCATGCGCCGCGCCAACTTTGTTCTCGACTTCCCCGTTTCCCAACTCCATATCCTGGAAACCATTACCCCGTACGAGTACCAGGTGATCCGCGCCGGACTGGGACACGGCAGCGGGCTGGACTCGCCGGGCTTCTCTGCCCTGCTGCACATCGGACCTCGCCTGGGCGAAGCTTTTTTCGCCGAGCTCGACCGGCTCTCGCTCACTGCGGAGCAGCTCTACAAGCGGCACGCTGAGTTTTTCGGCCTGCATGAAGTTGCCGAATGCATGCTCGACTTCGACGAGCGCGTCCAGCTCTTCCGCTATCACCACCTGAAGCTGGCCCAGCGCATCATCGGAGGTGGCGTGATCGGAACCATGGGCACCCCCGTCGAAGTGCTCCGCCAGCGCATGGAGCACATCTTCTACAAGCCTCTCTGGGACGTGCGCAACGAGATCACCGCCAAGGTCAACGCCGAACGTGAGAAGGAAAGCTCCGGCCACGGCGAGGCACCCCGCTACTAGATCGGCATTGCGGAATTTCCTCCGATGCTCTAAGTGTCCTGATTCCTTCACGATAGACCTGACACCACCTCTGCCCCCCTCTCCAGCAAAGTGACCTTCGCCCGTGACGCACGTCACATCCTTGGCGATGCGCGAACGTTGTAGAATCTTGCAGATGCACTGGCTGCGAAAACTCGCGGTTCTCGCGCTGGCGTTGAGTCTGGCGCCGAGCATGGTGGCTGCGTGCCTGTTCCCGCTAGCCCAGCTGACCGCAGCCGAGCTTGAGTGTTGCCGCATCATGCCTGCGGATTGCGGCCGGGAGCCGATGCCGGACGCGCACTCCTGCTGCAAGGCGACAGCGGAGACGAATACGGTCGTCTTCGCTGCGGTCAAGTCATTCACCGTCGCTCCTCCCCTGGAGTCCGGCGGTCCGGCAGCTGTGCATTCCGTCTCGCTCGAGACAAGGCTTGTTGCCGCGCATGACATCTTCGCCTCCATCCACTCTCCACCCGAGTCGCCGCCCGACTCCATCACCGTCCTGAGGATTTAGTCC
Encoded proteins:
- a CDS encoding SpoIIE family protein phosphatase, whose protein sequence is MSSAAPILTPTPTPSGRSGAFPILVFVQGGEQRQITLDHTPFTVGRKTDKNLVIADARVSRDHAEIIAEGGDFFVVDVGSKHGTFVNGQRIERKKLLSDDRIEFGMRDGAFVLFNPAGTQASTAREFLSQIHGLQVRADASDLEKLTLFLNAARKLNTSGVLDEVLITLIETTLRVTGAERGYVFLRQPDSSLRLAAGRNAKGQTLVDDSTISHSIVEEAAHSASSFLVTDTTKNSALAGRQSIVAYDLRTVICIPLRRGSIQQQSGGDATTLGVLYMDSRFTSKDISNVSQDILGAIATEAASLVENANLAAAEEQARRLQQEMAIAAAIQQRLMTVTIPDVPFASLNARNLPCRDIGGDFYDVVVTKDGLTVVITDVCGKGVSAAILASILQGMIYAQAVAGVPLHEIVTGANRFLCEKSIGEKYATVFVARLSAEGELEFVNCGHVPPVLVSNGSVSRIEESNLPVGLLQEATYQAGKRKLSSGDRLVLVTDGVTEAENSQGDFYGDERLERAVTGESAFDGIFSSIREFCGETPLGDDCTVVELIYRA
- a CDS encoding ABC transporter ATP-binding protein codes for the protein MAPIIQAESVTKVYRIGKVEVPALTGISLSIKKGEFVSIVGPSGSGKSTLFYILGGLTRATSGRVLIDGDDFSQLSDAELTRARKHKIGFVFQKFNLLPTLDARANITIAQDIAGANGSTDRGHFEKVVQMLGVEGRMDHRPSELSGGEQQRIALARALINRPAIVLADEPTGNLDSRNSDIVLKLLRQSNQELGQTVLMITHNPEAATVGDRILHMRDGHLVTPDEDPQWTHH
- a CDS encoding response regulator, producing MKGKRTILCVDSNEQALSIRKVILETHGYRVQTATNGAAAVRLFQAGGVDLVLADLTLTDTDGARLIEQIKGLSPHTPAILFSNRVRIYERETCADVFLPKGAYSPAEVLERIRHLLARKRGPRRIGATHMLAGATRVGVA
- a CDS encoding tryptophan 2,3-dioxygenase family protein → MSQPQKPTDAEDLRKPILPGQGASDYERYLRTDELLALQKPVAEMLHPDELTFQVTHQSSELLLKAVAWEAERARQALVQRDYGNAARLMRRANFVLDFPVSQLHILETITPYEYQVIRAGLGHGSGLDSPGFSALLHIGPRLGEAFFAELDRLSLTAEQLYKRHAEFFGLHEVAECMLDFDERVQLFRYHHLKLAQRIIGGGVIGTMGTPVEVLRQRMEHIFYKPLWDVRNEITAKVNAEREKESSGHGEAPRY
- a CDS encoding PhzF family phenazine biosynthesis protein yields the protein MRRYPFVQLDVFTSTPLEGNPLAVFPDGRGLSDAEMQALAREMNLSETTFILPRDAALERERGVRVRIFTPEEELPFAGHPTLGTAYYLHRRSGASEVRLELEAGTIPVTFRAGDGDVFGEMHQNDPEFGSVHSCEPIAHVAGLAVDDLDTSLPIQTVSTGLAFAIVPVRTREALERLHFDLHRAAEYVENSDAKFLYFVTRDARNSQARLEARMIFSNGEDPATGSAAGCAAAWMVAHGVARPDEPALIEQGHLVHRLSHIHVCASRKGDRVVNVRVGGNTVEVLRGEVAW